Genomic segment of bacterium:
AACACGTCCTGAACTACCTGATGCTTAAACTCGTCCGAAAACCGGCGACCCTTCGAGCCCATAACCGTCTCCTTCTTGCCATCCCCCTAATCTAACCAAGTTGAGAGACTCTGTCCAGTCCAATGGGTGCAGTTCACTCTGTGCAGACAACGGAACTCGCAGCTTCCCCGAGCGATCCTCCGTAGTACCTACTCCAAAGACTGTCCCCATTACTCGCAGCCTTGACAAGCCACATGTCTCCACCAGCCCCATAGGAAGACGTGTTGCCGGCCAGAACGAATCCACCATCATCGGCCAGAACGATTGCGTCGCACCTTTCCCAAGCCGGACCGCCAAAGGTGCGGCTGAAGATGCTGTCCCCGTTGGCATCAAGACGCAACAACCAAAAGTCCAAAGATCCTGCACCATAGGAACGGGTCGAACCTCCAACAGCAAATCCACCATCCGGAGTTTCAATCCCGGAGAAGGCAAAGTCGAGGTCACTTCCTCCATAAGTGTGGAACCAGACCATGGCACCGAACGAATCGGTCTTCATGACCAGTATGTCGGAGTCCGCCGTTGATCCCGAGTCACTTGCCACTATGAAGAAGCCACCATCCGACGTTCGCACGATACTCTCCCCCAACTCCTCGCCAAGACCCCAGAAATTCCGGGTCCATAGGGTATCGCCGATGGAGTTCGTTCGCACCAGCCAAACTGGATATTCATCCGGATTGCCGGTTGCCTTGCCTCCAAGGATCATAAACCCATCATCAGGGACTTGTGTGCCGCTCGTGCCCCAGGTGCGATATGGGCCAGTGGACATCCGAGTCCATACCGTATCTCCATTGTCATCCAACAGAAGCAACCACATGCGAGTGGTTCCATCGCCGAACGATTGAGTTCTCGCGATAACAAGATATCCGCCATCTTCTGTGCAGACGACATCAGAACAGGTATCCCAAGCAGGACCACCGAAGGTCCGTGTCCACATCGTATCGGGTAGTTGAGCCGATGTCGTACAGGCCTGCACGCCTAAAAGAAGAACGGCAGCAAGAATTCTCATCATGTAGGGCCCCGTTGTTTCCCGTTTGGATTTGAATACAATATCAGATGGATTTCAAAGAAGCATAAACGATATGATCCAATCAGATCTGATATCCTTCGGCGGCGGAGCCGCCTCAGGATGACAAGAAAAATGAATGCCGCCTCAGGGTGGAAGAAGAGAAACCCAAATCCTCCTTGCCTGCGATCCTCCCCCGCTATGTTGCATGGACCATGTAAAAGTGTTCCAAGAGTGCGGACGCTGTACAATTACCTCGGTGTATTCACAATCTTGATCATGGTCTGAAAGGCCACATTCGGTCGGGTCTGCTGGTTGACGGTTCCCGTGATGAAGAGATTCCGATCCGGCACATAGAAGGCCACCGATCCGGTGGAGCCGCAATGCCCGAGCATCTCGGGCACGGTACGGAACGGCGAAAGAACTCGCGGCAGATGGAATTTCTGAATACCGATCCCGTATTGAAATGGAAAGAAGATGTTGTTCCATCGCTTCAGTTCTTTCAACTTTTCCTTCGGGAAAAAATGCCCGCCGAAGAAGGCTCTCAGAAACGTCATCTGGTCGCGGGCCGTGGAGATAATGTCGTTGCGGGTGGAAGCCAGAAAAAGCGGTAGGTGTCTGGTTTCCGAGCGGTAGCAGATGGGAACAAACTTTCGTTCGTCTGCATTGTCGTACACGAAGGTATCCGTCATCTGTAGTTCTTGAAACAGCTTTATCAGAACAATATTCACCGGCTCTCCGGTGACGCGCTCGATCACCAGACTCAGAATCTGATGGTTGGTGTCTCCGTATCTGGCCTTGCAGTTTTGCCCGGGAGGAAAATGGGATTTCATCTTCTTTACCTCATGGATCACCCGCTCCATGGGCCAAGCCTCATCCATCCCGGCCTCCAACTCGGACATGGCCCGCTTTCCGTCGGCTTGCCGATCGGCCAGATAACAGGGAAGCCCAGAGGTGAGGGACATCAGGTGTTGAACGGTCAGGTCGCGAGAATAGTCCGTTCCGTTATGCCGATGCATTCCCGCCACGACGTCTTCGGGAAGATGGGTTGCGATCCGGTCCGTCAGGTTCAACTTGCCGTCCATGCACAATCGCAGGACCAGCGCGGAGACAAACAACTTGTTAACGCTGGCGATGTAGTAGCGGCTGTTTTCCTTGATGTTTCCGGAGGCACTGATCAGGTTAATGTGGTGGTCGTGCGATGATACGTGGAACACCGCTCCGTAGATATGCTTCTTCGCGACCGCCGCACTTACGATTTGATCGAGAGTCGCCTGACTCAGTCTATGTTTCATGGTTGCCTGAGATTCCGGCAGGGTCACAGACCCGGCTCGGCGAAAATGTTATGTGCGCGGTAAGCGCGAAGAAATTTTCGCGCGCACGAAGTGGACCAGCCAGATGACCGTCACACCGGCAAGCACGGCGAGGATCGTCTCTGTAAAACCATACCGGTTCCGCACAGTCGGAAAAAACAGAATGACGAATACCCCGGACAGCAGCCCGGTCGCCGGCGTCAGAACTTTTAAAGAGTTGCGGCATGTTAATATCCGCTGGCTGCTATCTCTTATGCGCGCGCCACAGCCACACGGCAAGGGCACCCGGTCCAAGGACCGCCAACACACTTGCCCACATCGGAACCTCAATATTGGCCAATGTGAAAGGGATTTGGAAAACCAGCAGCAGCAGGTGAAGCAACGCGACAAGCGACAAGAACAGTATTGCGAAAAACACAGCGGGTTTCAATGGCGCGCCTCCTCTCGATAATTGAACACAATCAGCATCCTCACCGGTCATTTCATGAGAACGAGCTTTGCAGTTTGATGATGATTCTCGGTTCGCAATTGCGCGAAGTAAATACCGGACGGTAACGCGCTGCCGTCGAAGGAAAGCGCGTGCGATCCGGCAGTAAAGTGTTCATCGGCGAGCGTCGTGATGAGTCGTCCGGTGACGTCGAATACGCAGAGCCGAGCTCGCGTTGCTCTCGGAAAGTCGAAAAAAATCGTCGTGGACGGATTGAAGGGATTGGGATACACCGACAGAGCGAAGGTCTGCGGTTGGAAAGAACGGAAATCCCCAGCGGGCAGGGGGTCGGGAGTCGTCTTCAGAATGTAGTGCTGCAGGCCGGCTCCGGTGATGAAGGTAGTCCCGCCCAAGACGAAGCTGGCGTCGGCGAGCTGAACGACGCTGATGCAGTTGTCCGCGTCCGCTCCACCCCAATGTGTACTCCAAAGACTGTCGCCGTCCTCACTGATGCGAAGCAGCCAGATGTCGTAAAGACCATTGGAGAAGGAATAGGACCTTCCCGCCAGTACATAACCGCCGCCCATGACCGGGATCACCGTGTTGCAGAAGTCACTCAGTTCACCGCCGTAGACTCGACCCCACAGGCTGTCCCCGTTGGCGTCTGTCCGAATTGCAATAAAATTGGTATTGCCGGGTGTCAATAGTTGACCCCAGCCGGTGATCAGATACCCTCCATCCGAAGTCTGCACCACCGCTCGTCCATCTTCCTGATCGGGTCCGCCGAAAGTACGGCTCCACAGACTATCACCGTTGGCATCTGTTTTGACCAGCCAGAAATCATGGTTGAGCGCTCCGAACGAACTTGTATAGCCGGCCAGCACAAAGCCACCGTCGGTAGTTTGCTTGACCGAATAACAGTAGTCAATGTTTGAACCCCCGAAAGTACGGCTCCAGAGACTGTCACCCTCGCTGTTGATCTTGAGCAACCAAAAGTCGCCACCTCCTCCTGCACCGAACGAGGAGGTCCAACCCGCGAGAACATATCCGCCATCGGTGGTCGGCTGTACGTCCCAGCAACGGTCGTCCAACGCTCCGCCGTATCGGTGATCCCAGAGGGGCGTACCGTCTGCATCAACTTTGACAATCCAGAAGTCCGGCGAACCCGCTACGCTTGTGTAGCCGGCCAGCAGGAAACCGCCGTCCCCCGCCGGGCACATGGCGAATCCCAAGTCCTCCGCCTCGCTGCCGTAGGCGTGACTCCAGAGGGAATCACCGTTCGCATCAGTCTTCAGCAACCAGAAGTCATTGTCTCCTGCCCCATAGGACTCCGTCCATCCGGCCATCAGGAAACCGCCATCAGCGGCAGGCAAGATGGACCAGCAGATTTCTCCCATGTCTCCACCGAAGCTTCGACTCCACAGGCTGTCGGGCGGTTGGGCGAAGGCCAGAACCGTCAACACGCAAACCAGCAGGAAAACCGGAAGGGTGCGTTTCATTGGAAGATCTCCGTTGAATGTGATGAAGTTATTTCAGAAGAATCAGTTTGACCGTCTTGACTTCATCCTGTGTCCGCAATTGTGCAAGGCAGACACCCGATGGATATCCGCCGCCGTCAAACTCAACTCGATGCGTTCCGGCGGAAAAGTGTTCATCGGCGAGCGTTGTGACGAGTCGTCCGGTGACGTCGAAGATGCGAAGCTGTGCTCGCGTCGTCTTCGGCAGATCGAAGGTGATGGTCGTTGCCGGATTGAACGGATTGGGATAGACGGAAAGGATAAAGGATGAGGGATGAAGGATGAACTGCTCATCGGCGTTCACTGATGGATCGGGTCCGGTCTTGACCAGCCAGAAGTCCGATGGGAATCCTTCCGCCGGAACCGCGCGACCACCGAGATAGTAGCCGCCGTCGGGAGCCACCGCCAAAGTCCATAAAACCTGATCGAGGTCGCGGCCGTAGAGTCGGCTCCATAGGCTGTCACCGTCGGCATCAAGGCGCAGAAGCCAGAAGTCCTGATCCCCCGCCGTGAAGGAACGGCCATCCCCACCGATCACCAGTCCACCATCCGGCAGAATCTGCGCGGCTCCCCCGAAATCGTTCGCATTTCCACCGTAGGTGCGGCTCCATAGTTCATTGCCGCTTCCATCGGTGCGAATCACCCACACGTCCCAATTGTCGGCACCGTCCATGTTCTTACCGCCGATGAGCAGAAATCCACCATCCGCCGCCCGCTGAATCGAGCGGCATTCTTCATCAAACTCACCGCCGTAGACCCGGCTCCATAAACTGTCTCCATCGGGACTCGCCGCGACCAGCCATACATCCTTGTCCCCTGCGCTAAAAGAGCGCGCATCTCCCGCCATGTAGAAATTGCCGTCAGTACCGATGAGGGACGTGAAACAACGTTCATTCGAAGCTCCGCCGAAGGTGCGGCTCCACAAGCTGTCGCCGTTTGCACTCATTCGAACCAGCCAGAAATCTTCCGTTCCTGCGCCATAGCTCTCCGTCCAGCCGGCAACGTAGATTCCGCCGTCAGTTGTCTGACCGGCGGATCGGGTTTGCTCAGGATTGGAGCCGCCGAAGGTGCGCGTCCACAGGCTGTCGCCATTGGCATCCGTTCTAATCAGCCAGATGTCTTGAGCACCCACTCCGAAAGAGTTAGTGTTTCCGTATAGGAGAAATCCGGCATCGGAACAGGATTCCACACCCGAAGGATAGTCTCCGCTCGCACCACCAAAGAACCTACTCCAAAGGCTGTCGCCGCTGGCAGAAGTCTTCAGCAGCCAATAGTCCGCTTCCCCCGCGCCCCAACTGTCACAGCGCCCGACGAGGATGAGTGAGCCGTCAGCGAGTACAAGAATTCCGCGCAACACCTCCGAGCTGTCCCCACCGTAATACCGGCTCCAAAGCGAATCGGGTTGGGCCAGCGCGCCGGTGGTCAACACTAAGCCGACCACTATCACTGCCGCCACATTTCGTTTCACGACAACCTCCTCCGTCAGAGTGAGTCAGGAAAATTGTGGAACGTCGCTTCCCAGACATCGCAGAATATTCTAAGTCATTGTTTGATTAGTGTTTGAATTAATGTAATAAATGGTGTGCGGACATGCAAGGAAAATGTTCCATGTGAAAATTTCAACATTTTCCGGATCGGATAGAAAGCGGGCTGCTGCCGGAGGCAACAGCCCGCTTGAGTCGAAGTGTTTAGACCGATCGATCGGACGAAAGCCGATCAGCCGCGAATCTGGATCGGGCCGGTTTCCACCGGATAGCTCGGGGTTAGATCCACCCACAGATTGGGATTGAGCACGGCCGGATTGTCGGTCACGGCGTTCATGCCCATGCGCATGGAATAGGCGTCATAGCCGAGCGCGTTCAGGTAGGCGTCCATCTGCATGGAAGTCTGACCGGTAAAGCAGTACACGATCACCGGACGGTCGGTGGGGATGTACTTCAGGTTCTCGCTGACTCCCAGCGAGCCGGGATTGAAGCGGAACGATCCGGGAATGTGTCCGGCATTGTAGTTGGCTTCCGGCCAGTAGCAGAGCAGGAACCAATCGTTGTTGGGATCTCCGTCATTCCGGTTGGCAAACACTTCCGCCGCCGACTTCATCTTCCAACTGGTAGGCGAAGCCGTAAGCTGCAGGGAGATTCGATTGATGAACATCTCCGATGCCGTCGCTCCGGTCACCGTGGGATGGGGGAAGCCATACTCGGCAGTCAACGGATTGTTCGTCGTTTCCAGCGCCTGTCCGCCCGGCGTGAGCGTGTACCAGCCGCCGCCGGCGCCGGTCTGGGCGGTGTCGCTCGTCCACGAGCAGAAACCCCACTTGAGGTTGTAGGCATTGAAGCCGGTGAGGTTCAGGTAGCTGGTGCTGAAACTGGCGGTCTGCCCGGTGTAGCAGTAGACGACGATCTTCTTGTCAGCGGGCAGTTCGTTTCGAAAATTGACCAGATCGGCCGCGTCCCAGTGATGCGCGCCGGGGATGTGGCCGCGCACGGTGTCATCGGCCAGCGAACGAACGCTGATGATGTAGGGCTGCGTGGGATCGCCGTCGTTCATCTCCGCCCACAACGCTTCGGCGGTGATGTTCTTGGTGGGATTCAGCAGGCTGTCGCCCCAGGCGGCCATGGTCTCAAATTCCGCCGCCGCGGCGGCAATGGTGAACGTACCGCTGACGCCGAAGACGCCGGCATCGCCGCTGCGCGTCACGCGAATCTTGCCGGTGGCCGAAGCCGTCGCCGGAACCAGCCATTGATGCGAGTTGCCGGACACGGCGGTGGCAATCGCGCTCCAGGTTGCGCCGTCATTAAGCGACAGACCGATGTCAAAGGAAGTGACGTTTTCAGCCGTCCACA
This window contains:
- a CDS encoding beta-lactamase family protein, giving the protein MKHRLSQATLDQIVSAAVAKKHIYGAVFHVSSHDHHINLISASGNIKENSRYYIASVNKLFVSALVLRLCMDGKLNLTDRIATHLPEDVVAGMHRHNGTDYSRDLTVQHLMSLTSGLPCYLADRQADGKRAMSELEAGMDEAWPMERVIHEVKKMKSHFPPGQNCKARYGDTNHQILSLVIERVTGEPVNIVLIKLFQELQMTDTFVYDNADERKFVPICYRSETRHLPLFLASTRNDIISTARDQMTFLRAFFGGHFFPKEKLKELKRWNNIFFPFQYGIGIQKFHLPRVLSPFRTVPEMLGHCGSTGSVAFYVPDRNLFITGTVNQQTRPNVAFQTMIKIVNTPR
- a CDS encoding T9SS type A sorting domain-containing protein, which translates into the protein MKRTLPVFLLVCVLTVLAFAQPPDSLWSRSFGGDMGEICWSILPAADGGFLMAGWTESYGAGDNDFWLLKTDANGDSLWSHAYGSEAEDLGFAMCPAGDGGFLLAGYTSVAGSPDFWIVKVDADGTPLWDHRYGGALDDRCWDVQPTTDGGYVLAGWTSSFGAGGGGDFWLLKINSEGDSLWSRTFGGSNIDYCYSVKQTTDGGFVLAGYTSSFGALNHDFWLVKTDANGDSLWSRTFGGPDQEDGRAVVQTSDGGYLITGWGQLLTPGNTNFIAIRTDANGDSLWGRVYGGELSDFCNTVIPVMGGGYVLAGRSYSFSNGLYDIWLLRISEDGDSLWSTHWGGADADNCISVVQLADASFVLGGTTFITGAGLQHYILKTTPDPLPAGDFRSFQPQTFALSVYPNPFNPSTTIFFDFPRATRARLCVFDVTGRLITTLADEHFTAGSHALSFDGSALPSGIYFAQLRTENHHQTAKLVLMK
- a CDS encoding T9SS type A sorting domain-containing protein, giving the protein MKRNVAAVIVVGLVLTTGALAQPDSLWSRYYGGDSSEVLRGILVLADGSLILVGRCDSWGAGEADYWLLKTSASGDSLWSRFFGGASGDYPSGVESCSDAGFLLYGNTNSFGVGAQDIWLIRTDANGDSLWTRTFGGSNPEQTRSAGQTTDGGIYVAGWTESYGAGTEDFWLVRMSANGDSLWSRTFGGASNERCFTSLIGTDGNFYMAGDARSFSAGDKDVWLVAASPDGDSLWSRVYGGEFDEECRSIQRAADGGFLLIGGKNMDGADNWDVWVIRTDGSGNELWSRTYGGNANDFGGAAQILPDGGLVIGGDGRSFTAGDQDFWLLRLDADGDSLWSRLYGRDLDQVLWTLAVAPDGGYYLGGRAVPAEGFPSDFWLVKTGPDPSVNADEQFILHPSSFILSVYPNPFNPATTITFDLPKTTRAQLRIFDVTGRLVTTLADEHFSAGTHRVEFDGGGYPSGVCLAQLRTQDEVKTVKLILLK